One window of the Nothobranchius furzeri strain GRZ-AD chromosome 3, NfurGRZ-RIMD1, whole genome shotgun sequence genome contains the following:
- the LOC107385531 gene encoding keratin, type II cytoskeletal 8 has product MRKAVSVHTSSSVRRSSPGSSSFRTSHTLGSSPGYGMIQSSSYGGNFSSMSQTRAGGFGGGFGGSFGQQLAVAPITSVQVNKSLLAPLNLEIDPNIQAVRTQEKEQIKTLNNRFASFIDKVRFLEQQNKMLETKWSLLQNQTTTRSNIDSMFEAYIANLRRQLDGLGNERTKLEGELRNSQNLVEDFKTKYEDEINKRSAAENDFVLLKKDVDGAYMNKVELEAKVDSLQDEINFLRAVYEAELNELQGQVKDTSVVVEMDNSRQLDMDSIVAEVRAQYEDIANRSKAEAESWYKQKYDEMTQSAGQFDSDLRSTKSEISELNRMIARLQNEIEAVKAQRANLEAQIAEAEERGELAVKDAKLRIKDLEDALQKAKTDMARQVREYQDLMNIKLALDIEIATYRKLLEGEEHRLATGPSATIHVQQTSSGGGLSSSGGYGFGSLSGGYGGGAITKSTVSTTSSRRIY; this is encoded by the exons ATGAGGAAGGCAGTGTCAGTTCACACCTCCAGCAGCGTCAGAAGGTCCTCACCAGGGAGCAGTTCTTTCAGGACAAGCCATACCCTGGGTTCTTCACCTGGCTACGGCATGATTCAGTCCTCCAGCTATGGGGGTAACTTTAGCTCCATGTCCCAGACAAGGGCAGGAGGTTTTGGCGGTGGGTTTGGCGGTAGTTTTGGCCAACAACTTGCAGTAGCACCAATTACATCTGTCCAAGTCAACAAGAGCCTGCTGGCACCTCTGAATCTGGAGATTGACCCCAACATTCAAGCTGTCCGCACCCAGGAGAAGGAGCAGATCAAGACCCTCAACAACCGCTTCGCCTCCTTCATTGACAAG GTCCGCTTCCTGGAGCAGCAGAACAAGATGCTGGAGACCAAGTGGAGCCTCCTGCAGAATCAGACCACCACCCGCTCCAACATCGACAGCATGTTTGAGGCTTACATCGCCAACCTGCGCAGGCAGCTTGATGGGCTCGGCAATGAGAGGACCAAGCTGGAGGGAGAGCTGAGAAACAGTCAGAACTTGGTGGAGGACTTCAAGACAAA GTATGAGGATGAAATCAACAAGCGTTCAGCTGCTGAGAATGACTTTGTGCTCTTGAAGAAG GATGTGGATGGTGCCTACATGAACAAGGTGGAGCTGGAGGCTAAAGTTGATTCTCTCCAGGATGAGATTAACTTCCTCCGGGCTGTGTATGAAGCT GAACTCAACGAGCTGCAGGGCCAGGTCAAGGACACCTCTGTCGTTGTGGAGATGGACAACAGTCGCCAACTTGACATGGACTCCATTGTGGCTGAAGTGCGCGCTCAGTATGAGGACATCGCCAACCGCAGCAAGGCCGAGGCAGAGTCATGGTACAAACAGAAG TACGACGAGATGACGCAATCTGCAGGACAGTTTGACTCAGACCTACGTTCAACAAAGTCTGAGATTTCTGAGTTGAACCGCATGATCGCCCGTCTTCAGAACGAGATCGAGGCAGTCAAGGCTCAG AGAGCCAACCTCGAGGCTCAGATCGCAGAGGCCGAGGAGCGTGGTGAGTTGGCAGTGAAGGATGCCAAGCTCCGCATCAAGGATTTGGAGGATGCTCTGCAGAAAGCCAAGACAGACATGGCCCGCCAAGTGCGTGAGTACCAGGACCTGATGAACATCAAGCTTGCTCTGGACATTGAGATTGCCACCTACAGAAAACTGCTGGAAGGAGAGGAGCACAG GCTGGCCACTGGTCCCAGTGCCACCATTCATGTGCAGCAGACGTCTTCTGGAGGTG GACTGTCCAGCTCTGGAGGATATGGCTTTGGCAGCCTGTCTGGCGGTTACGGCGGCGGTGCCATCACCAAGTCCACAGTCTCAACAACCAGCAGTAGAAGGATCTATTAA